The following coding sequences are from one Phycisphaeraceae bacterium window:
- a CDS encoding Gfo/Idh/MocA family oxidoreductase: MSESLVRVGMVGIGTMGAAHARLFVNQEIPGARLAAVSDVNPTAMEEFTQAEQFPSGEAMIASGELDAVVVATPHYDHPGLAIAALEAGLHLVVEKPLAVSTLEAGRIIKAYEKRPRSEQVFAVMFNQRTNPRFVKLREMIRSGELGSIQRVSWIITDWFRTEAYFRSGGWRATWAGEGGGVLVNQCPHQLDLMQWLFGLPKKVRAFAQFGADHEIEVEDRVTAYLEYADRATGTFIAATGEFPGSNRLEVACDRGKVVIDESRESDKAFRFLRTKVEVSEHSRVTDRRFDGPEVEEIVVPIDGKGGQHKAILVNFIEAIRDGADLIGPGVEGMGGVELANAMLYSAWTDRTVELPVPELAYAEALAERAAVSRFRKKPVVAVKDDVSGSY, from the coding sequence ATGTCCGAATCGTTGGTCAGGGTAGGCATGGTTGGCATCGGCACCATGGGGGCAGCGCATGCGAGGTTGTTCGTCAATCAGGAGATCCCGGGGGCACGACTGGCTGCTGTGAGTGATGTGAACCCTACAGCGATGGAGGAGTTTACGCAGGCTGAGCAGTTTCCGAGTGGTGAGGCGATGATTGCTTCGGGGGAGCTGGATGCGGTCGTGGTGGCGACGCCACATTATGATCACCCTGGGCTGGCGATTGCTGCCTTGGAGGCGGGGCTGCATCTGGTGGTGGAGAAGCCGTTGGCAGTGAGCACGCTGGAGGCGGGTCGGATCATCAAGGCGTATGAGAAGCGGCCACGTTCTGAGCAGGTGTTCGCGGTGATGTTCAACCAGCGGACGAATCCGCGGTTCGTGAAGCTGCGAGAGATGATTCGGTCGGGCGAGCTGGGATCGATTCAGCGGGTGAGTTGGATCATCACCGACTGGTTTCGGACCGAGGCTTATTTCCGATCAGGTGGGTGGCGGGCGACGTGGGCGGGCGAGGGCGGCGGGGTGCTGGTGAATCAGTGCCCGCATCAGCTCGACCTGATGCAGTGGTTGTTCGGGTTGCCTAAGAAGGTCAGGGCTTTTGCGCAGTTCGGTGCGGATCACGAAATCGAGGTCGAGGATCGTGTCACGGCGTACCTTGAGTATGCGGACCGAGCGACGGGGACGTTTATCGCGGCGACAGGGGAGTTCCCGGGCTCGAACCGGTTGGAGGTGGCGTGCGATCGGGGGAAGGTGGTGATTGATGAGAGTCGAGAGTCGGACAAGGCGTTTCGGTTCCTGCGGACTAAGGTTGAGGTATCTGAGCACAGTCGAGTGACAGATCGGCGTTTTGATGGTCCGGAGGTCGAGGAGATCGTGGTGCCCATCGATGGTAAGGGCGGTCAGCACAAGGCGATCTTGGTCAACTTCATAGAGGCGATCCGTGACGGGGCTGATCTGATCGGTCCGGGTGTTGAGGGGATGGGTGGCGTCGAGTTGGCGAACGCGATGCTGTACTCGGCGTGGACGGACCGGACGGTCGAACTGCCGGTGCCTGAGCTGGCGTACGCTGAGGCGCTGGCGGAACGAGCGGCGGTGAGTCGCTTTCGCAAGAAGCCAGTGGTGGCGGTGAAGGATGATGTCTCGGGGTCGTATTAA
- a CDS encoding DeoR/GlpR family DNA-binding transcription regulator, producing MIAAVRQRKILHLVASSGSARVIDLARSLEVAEETIRRDLRSLSERGKLVRTHGGALVVDEAPSGLGYSERSQSQLIEKRAIAELAVRLIEPGDVIALDASSSACELARHLPDLPLTVVTNSLMVCSLLAERSRVETVCTGGVLDSRSLAFVGMRAERTLSEFNIRRFFFSCLGIDGQRGISEENDRHAAVKLQAMESAHRSVLLADSTKFGAASSVFYAGLESIDVVITDSARPERTRDLLDAMLARQIEVRVAQIDAESSVDSPQK from the coding sequence ATGATTGCGGCAGTTAGACAAAGAAAAATCCTCCATCTGGTGGCTTCATCAGGGTCAGCCCGAGTGATCGATCTTGCCCGATCCCTGGAGGTGGCGGAGGAGACGATTCGTCGTGACCTGCGGAGTCTTTCCGAGCGCGGAAAGCTGGTGAGGACACATGGCGGGGCCTTGGTCGTCGATGAGGCCCCATCTGGGTTGGGCTACAGCGAGCGGAGTCAGAGCCAGCTCATCGAGAAGCGCGCGATCGCTGAGTTGGCAGTGCGGCTGATTGAGCCGGGGGACGTTATCGCGTTGGATGCAAGCTCGAGCGCGTGTGAGTTAGCCCGGCACTTGCCGGACCTGCCGCTGACGGTGGTGACCAACTCTCTGATGGTCTGTTCACTGCTGGCCGAACGATCGAGAGTCGAGACTGTGTGCACGGGCGGTGTTCTCGATTCACGGTCATTGGCTTTCGTGGGGATGAGAGCGGAGCGGACGCTGTCAGAGTTCAACATCCGTCGGTTTTTCTTCTCGTGCCTGGGGATCGATGGCCAGCGGGGCATCAGTGAAGAGAATGATCGGCACGCGGCGGTCAAGCTGCAGGCGATGGAGTCTGCGCACAGGAGTGTGCTGCTGGCGGATTCAACCAAGTTCGGGGCGGCGAGTTCGGTTTTTTACGCAGGGCTCGAATCGATTGACGTTGTGATCACGGACAGTGCGCGGCCGGAGCGTACTCGTGATCTACTGGACGCTATGCTCGCCAGGCAGATCGAAGTACGAGTTGCACAAATCGATGCGGAGTCATCCGTAGACTCGCCACAGAAATGA
- a CDS encoding formylglycine-generating enzyme family protein: protein MVRINAGAFLMGNDQDKMFPSDGEGPVRQVETGAYWIDTTAVTNEEFRQFVEATDYETDSERIGWSFVFRGHLPKKYATKLAETRAVIGLTWWLAVPGACWRRPFGERSDLKGLERHPVVQVSWNDAAAYARWARKRLPTEAEWERAARGGLEGKVFPWGDVLEPRGRHACNVWQGKFPDRDTGADGYQGTCPVDAYEPNGYGLYNCSGNVWEWCADLFSADWHAEEREATRVNPKGPAAGDRRAQKGGSYLCHVSYCNRYRLAARMGNTPDSSGTNAGFRCVADD, encoded by the coding sequence ATGGTGCGCATCAATGCGGGGGCATTCCTGATGGGGAATGATCAGGACAAAATGTTCCCCTCAGATGGCGAGGGGCCTGTGCGTCAGGTGGAGACGGGTGCGTATTGGATCGATACGACGGCGGTGACCAACGAAGAGTTCAGGCAGTTTGTCGAAGCAACGGATTACGAGACGGACTCGGAGCGGATCGGGTGGTCATTTGTGTTTCGAGGGCATCTGCCAAAGAAGTACGCCACAAAACTGGCTGAGACACGAGCGGTGATCGGTCTGACCTGGTGGCTGGCGGTGCCGGGGGCTTGCTGGCGAAGACCCTTTGGTGAGCGCAGTGATCTGAAAGGGCTTGAGCGACATCCGGTCGTACAGGTGAGTTGGAACGACGCGGCAGCGTATGCTCGGTGGGCGCGCAAGAGGCTGCCGACTGAGGCGGAGTGGGAACGTGCGGCCCGAGGTGGACTCGAGGGCAAGGTATTTCCATGGGGGGATGTGCTGGAGCCGCGCGGCCGGCATGCCTGCAACGTCTGGCAGGGGAAGTTCCCGGATCGGGATACAGGGGCGGATGGGTATCAAGGGACCTGCCCGGTCGATGCTTACGAACCCAATGGATACGGGTTGTACAACTGCTCGGGCAATGTGTGGGAGTGGTGCGCTGACCTCTTCAGTGCGGACTGGCATGCAGAAGAACGAGAAGCGACGCGGGTCAATCCAAAGGGACCTGCGGCAGGGGATCGAAGGGCACAGAAGGGTGGGTCCTATCTGTGTCATGTGAGTTACTGCAACCGATACCGGCTGGCCGCACGGATGGGCAACACACCCGACTCTTCGGGGACCAATGCGGGATTCCGGTGCGTGGCGGATGATTGA
- a CDS encoding TolC family protein: protein MAISMVSGTLSGCLSPEQSVLFRPDWEEALERADRSAKKPQDGPEVINQAIPRLSVETLVSDEGVLGLSIEHAGALALSGNRDLAVEQLQPVIVGANELIERGLFDPELFGSIELREDRASEVDRGTGTRFGVESEDTLTEVGVRQSLPTGTEVEATVGFDREVSNRAPKQQEARLGLSVTQQLLRGAGTAVNLARIRQARLETRASIFELRGYVETLLADVESAYWRYALAQERIAIFEGSLEVARQQRDEVEHRIDVGVLAETQGAAARAEVALRELELIDARSELENQRLRLLRLINPVVDGALDREIALLSTPVTQPEVLEDIADRVELADLKRSELAEARLRLEQGRLETLMTRNGVLPRLEVFIALGKSGFGDTLEQSFRELDEDSYDLATGIRLSQALGNDAARGRREASYASRRQAAAAVENLRQLVRLEVKLAANEVERSRQQVSASKTARELQVDTVRAERERFDVGESTAILVAQVQRDLLEAEIAEVEAVVAYRLAMIQLYVAEGTLLERRGYVLGERSRDGT from the coding sequence ATGGCGATCTCGATGGTGAGCGGGACCCTGTCGGGTTGCCTGTCGCCTGAGCAATCCGTTCTGTTTCGGCCAGATTGGGAGGAGGCTCTCGAACGGGCTGATCGTTCGGCGAAGAAGCCTCAGGATGGTCCTGAGGTGATCAATCAAGCGATCCCTCGGTTGTCTGTTGAGACATTGGTGAGTGATGAAGGGGTGCTTGGGCTTTCGATTGAGCACGCGGGGGCGCTTGCGCTCAGTGGCAATCGGGACTTGGCTGTTGAGCAGTTGCAACCGGTGATCGTCGGCGCGAATGAGCTGATTGAGCGTGGACTTTTTGACCCGGAGTTGTTCGGGTCCATCGAACTGCGCGAGGATCGAGCCAGTGAAGTCGATCGTGGGACCGGGACTCGGTTTGGTGTCGAGAGCGAGGACACGCTGACGGAGGTTGGGGTCAGACAGTCGCTGCCTACCGGAACGGAAGTCGAAGCGACGGTTGGATTCGATCGCGAGGTCTCGAACCGAGCGCCCAAGCAGCAGGAGGCTCGGCTTGGGCTTAGCGTGACTCAGCAGTTACTCAGGGGAGCGGGCACTGCGGTGAATCTGGCCCGTATTCGGCAGGCTCGGTTGGAAACCAGGGCATCGATCTTTGAGCTTCGGGGTTATGTCGAGACGTTGCTCGCCGATGTTGAGTCTGCTTACTGGCGTTATGCGCTGGCGCAGGAGCGCATCGCGATTTTCGAGGGGTCGCTGGAGGTCGCCAGACAGCAGCGGGATGAGGTGGAGCATCGGATTGACGTGGGCGTGCTGGCCGAGACCCAGGGGGCGGCAGCGAGGGCTGAGGTGGCGCTGCGGGAGCTGGAGTTGATTGATGCGCGGAGTGAGCTTGAGAATCAGCGTCTTCGGCTGCTTCGACTGATCAACCCGGTGGTTGATGGTGCCTTGGATCGAGAGATCGCTTTGCTCAGCACGCCGGTGACGCAGCCGGAGGTACTGGAGGACATTGCGGATCGTGTTGAGTTGGCGGACCTCAAGCGGTCCGAGCTTGCTGAGGCTCGGCTGCGTCTTGAGCAGGGGCGGTTGGAGACGTTGATGACGCGCAACGGCGTGCTGCCTCGGCTGGAAGTCTTCATTGCTCTGGGTAAGAGTGGATTTGGCGACACGCTGGAGCAGAGCTTCAGGGAACTTGACGAGGACAGCTACGACCTGGCAACAGGGATTCGGCTGAGCCAGGCACTGGGTAATGATGCGGCCAGGGGGCGTCGGGAAGCGTCTTACGCATCGCGGCGTCAGGCCGCGGCGGCGGTGGAGAACCTGCGGCAACTGGTCCGACTGGAGGTCAAGCTCGCGGCGAATGAGGTCGAAAGGTCTCGCCAGCAAGTCTCTGCGTCAAAAACCGCGCGTGAACTGCAGGTCGATACCGTTCGTGCCGAGCGGGAGCGGTTCGATGTCGGCGAGAGTACGGCGATTCTGGTCGCCCAGGTGCAGCGGGACCTCCTTGAAGCCGAGATCGCGGAGGTTGAGGCGGTCGTGGCGTATCGTCTGGCGATGATCCAGCTCTATGTGGCTGAGGGCACGCTGCTTGAGCGCAGGGGGTATGTGCTCGGTGAGCGCAGCAGAGACGGTACTTGA